One window of the Andreesenia angusta genome contains the following:
- the gyrA gene encoding DNA gyrase subunit A has protein sequence MSEEMNNLKKIDIEQEMKKSYLDYAMSVIVSRALPDVRDGLKPVHRRIIYAMNELSLQPEKPHRKSARIVGDVLGKYHPHGDTAVYDAMVRLAQEFSTRYLLVDGHGNFGSVDGDSAAAMRYTEARMGKITTEMLRDIEKETIDYRPNFDETLDEPKVLPSRFPNLLANGSSGIAVGMATSIPPHNLKEIINGIVELIENPEVEVEDILKHIKGPDFPTGAMIMGKDGLSEAYRTGRGKVTVRAVSNIEVNEKGRSSIIFTEIPYQVNKAREIEKIASLVRDKKIEGISDLRDESDRDGMRIVVEVKKDANPNVILNKLYKYTQLQNTFSIIMIALVDDRPKLLNLKEIMQHYLSHQHNVIVRRTKYELKKAESRAHILEGLKIALDRIDEVIKLIRGSKIAQEAKDGLIEKFGLSEIQAQAILDMRLQRLTGLERGKIEDEYKNIILEIAKFKEILSSDELIYKIIKDELLEIKEKYGDKRRTRIVPAEDELDMEDLIDEEDVVINLTHMGYIKRMPEDTYKTQRRGGRGISGITTRDEDFVSDLFTTSTHDNLLFFTNQGRAYCLKAYDIPEAKRQAKGTAIINLLQLNPGEKVNAVIPIRDFSKESYLVMVTDHGVIKKIDLEQLKSIRKTGIIAITLKDGDELISVRKTSGEDQLIAVTSYGLAIMFEETDVRAMGRTAAGVKAMTLKEGDKIVGVDLVEESKDLLVISENGYGKRTPLEDYRLQKRGGKGIKTYNVKDVTGNLISAKVVSHEDEVMINSTMGTIIRLNVGDISNMGRTTQGVRLMKMQKDDKVSSVAKIVAEE, from the coding sequence ATGAGCGAAGAGATGAATAATTTAAAGAAAATAGACATAGAGCAAGAGATGAAAAAGTCATATCTTGACTATGCAATGAGTGTAATAGTGAGCAGAGCTCTTCCAGATGTAAGAGACGGGCTTAAACCTGTTCACAGGAGAATAATATATGCGATGAACGAGCTTAGCCTTCAGCCAGAAAAGCCACACAGGAAATCGGCTCGTATAGTCGGAGACGTACTTGGTAAGTACCACCCACACGGAGATACAGCTGTATACGACGCAATGGTAAGACTTGCACAGGAGTTCTCTACAAGGTATCTGCTAGTAGACGGGCACGGTAACTTTGGATCAGTAGATGGAGACAGCGCCGCAGCTATGCGTTATACAGAGGCTAGAATGGGCAAAATAACTACAGAGATGCTCAGAGACATAGAGAAAGAGACTATAGACTATAGACCAAACTTCGACGAGACGCTTGACGAGCCAAAAGTGCTGCCAAGCAGATTCCCAAATCTACTGGCAAATGGATCTTCCGGTATAGCTGTTGGTATGGCTACGTCTATACCACCTCATAATCTAAAAGAGATAATCAACGGGATAGTGGAGCTTATAGAGAACCCTGAAGTAGAAGTTGAAGATATACTGAAGCATATAAAGGGACCAGACTTCCCTACAGGGGCCATGATAATGGGGAAAGACGGATTAAGTGAAGCCTACAGGACAGGAAGAGGAAAAGTGACTGTAAGAGCTGTCAGCAATATAGAGGTGAACGAAAAGGGAAGATCAAGCATAATATTCACAGAGATTCCTTATCAGGTAAACAAGGCCAGAGAAATAGAGAAGATAGCTAGTCTTGTGCGAGACAAGAAGATAGAGGGAATCTCAGACTTAAGAGATGAGTCGGACAGAGATGGAATGAGAATAGTAGTAGAAGTAAAAAAAGATGCAAATCCAAATGTAATACTCAACAAGCTCTACAAGTACACTCAGCTTCAAAATACATTCAGCATAATAATGATAGCACTTGTAGACGACAGGCCAAAGCTTCTCAACCTGAAAGAGATAATGCAGCACTACCTGTCACATCAGCACAATGTGATAGTCAGAAGGACAAAATACGAACTCAAGAAGGCTGAAAGCAGGGCCCATATACTGGAGGGGCTGAAAATAGCACTCGACAGAATAGATGAAGTTATAAAGCTGATAAGAGGGTCTAAGATAGCTCAAGAGGCAAAAGATGGGCTTATAGAGAAATTCGGACTTTCGGAAATCCAAGCTCAGGCGATACTGGACATGAGGCTTCAAAGGCTTACTGGACTAGAGCGAGGAAAGATAGAAGACGAATACAAGAACATAATATTGGAGATAGCTAAGTTCAAAGAGATACTCTCAAGCGACGAGCTAATATACAAGATAATAAAAGACGAGCTTCTAGAGATAAAAGAAAAGTATGGAGACAAGAGAAGGACAAGGATAGTTCCGGCAGAAGACGAACTAGATATGGAAGACTTGATAGATGAAGAGGATGTTGTAATAAACCTGACTCATATGGGCTATATAAAGAGGATGCCTGAGGATACCTACAAGACTCAAAGAAGAGGTGGAAGGGGCATTTCAGGGATTACGACTAGAGATGAAGATTTTGTATCTGATTTATTCACTACATCTACTCACGACAACTTGCTTTTCTTTACAAATCAAGGTAGGGCATATTGCCTGAAGGCCTACGACATACCGGAAGCCAAAAGGCAGGCGAAAGGGACAGCTATAATAAACTTGCTCCAGTTAAATCCAGGGGAAAAAGTAAATGCGGTTATTCCTATAAGGGATTTCAGCAAAGAAAGCTACTTGGTTATGGTTACAGATCATGGAGTCATAAAGAAGATAGACCTAGAGCAGTTGAAAAGCATAAGAAAGACAGGGATCATAGCGATAACATTGAAAGATGGAGACGAGCTTATATCTGTCAGGAAGACAAGTGGAGAAGACCAGCTTATAGCGGTTACATCTTACGGCCTTGCAATAATGTTTGAAGAGACAGATGTGAGAGCTATGGGAAGAACTGCAGCAGGAGTAAAGGCAATGACACTGAAAGAGGGAGACAAAATAGTGGGTGTTGACCTTGTAGAAGAGAGTAAAGACCTGCTTGTCATAAGTGAAAATGGATACGGTAAAAGAACTCCGCTTGAAGACTACAGGCTTCAAAAGAGGGGCGGAAAAGGAATAAAGACTTACAACGTAAAGGATGTTACAGGGAATTTGATAAGTGCAAAAGTGGTGAGCCATGAAGATGAAGTCATGATAAACTCCACAATGGGGACTATAATAAGATTAAACGTAGGAGATATATCCAATATGGGCAGGACAACTCAAGGCGTTAGACTTATGAAAATGCAAAAAGATGATAAGGTAAGTTCAGTTGCAAAAATAGTGGCCGAAGAGTAG
- the gyrB gene encoding DNA topoisomerase (ATP-hydrolyzing) subunit B — protein MNQSNQNYGAAQIQVLEGLDPVRKRPGMYIGSTGPRGLHHLVYEVVDNSIDEALAGRCDTIEIKISDGNIVSVRDNGIGIPVEVHPKTGKSTLETVLTVLHAGGKFDNDAYKVSGGLHGVGVSVVNALSENLQAVIKRNGKIYSQKFERGVPVTELEVVGDTSETGTEIIFKPDDTIFEEINFRYETLEHRLRELAFLNKGVRIEFRDEREGIEKENIFYYEGGIKEFVQYLNRKRTPIHEDIIYFEGEKEGSAVELAIQYTTEYTENVYTFANNISTHEGGTHLVGLRASLTRIINDYSRKNGFLKEKDENLTGEDVREGMTAVLSVKLSEPQFEGQTKTKLGNSEMRGIVDSIVSEAMGNFLEEHPKEAKTIVEKALRAARAREAAKKARELTRRKSALDSMALPGKLADCSEKDPSKCEVFIVEGDSAGGSAKQGRNRAIQAILPLRGKIMNVEKARLDKILGYEEIKTMITAFGCGIGEDFDEKKLRYGKIVIMTDADVDGAHIRTLLLTFFFRYMRPLIDNGHIYIAQPPLYKVKKGKTEIYAYDDAELEKILNEIGRSNYSLQRYKGLGEMNPDQLWDTTMNPETRTMLQVDVEDAQAADEIFLTLMGDKVKPRKEFIEENAIYVKNLDI, from the coding sequence ATGAATCAGAGTAATCAAAATTATGGAGCAGCCCAGATACAGGTACTCGAAGGACTAGACCCGGTTAGGAAAAGACCAGGTATGTATATAGGAAGCACTGGACCAAGAGGACTACACCACCTAGTTTACGAGGTAGTAGACAACAGTATAGACGAGGCTCTTGCGGGAAGATGCGACACCATAGAGATAAAGATAAGCGACGGAAATATAGTTTCAGTTAGAGACAACGGAATAGGAATCCCGGTAGAAGTACACCCAAAGACTGGTAAGTCAACGCTTGAGACTGTACTTACAGTGTTGCACGCAGGTGGAAAGTTCGACAACGATGCATACAAAGTTTCAGGAGGACTGCATGGAGTCGGAGTTTCAGTAGTTAACGCGCTTTCAGAGAATTTACAGGCAGTAATCAAGAGAAATGGAAAGATATACAGCCAGAAGTTCGAAAGAGGAGTACCTGTAACAGAGCTAGAGGTGGTAGGAGATACAAGTGAAACTGGTACCGAGATAATATTCAAGCCAGATGACACCATATTTGAAGAGATAAACTTCAGGTACGAGACTCTAGAGCATAGGCTTAGGGAGCTTGCTTTTCTGAACAAAGGCGTGAGGATAGAGTTTAGGGATGAAAGAGAAGGCATAGAAAAAGAGAATATATTCTACTACGAGGGCGGAATAAAGGAGTTCGTGCAGTATCTGAACAGAAAGAGAACTCCTATTCATGAGGACATAATATACTTTGAAGGAGAGAAGGAAGGCTCGGCTGTAGAGCTAGCCATTCAGTACACTACAGAGTATACAGAGAATGTATATACTTTTGCCAACAATATAAGCACTCATGAAGGTGGAACACATCTAGTCGGGCTTAGAGCTTCGCTCACTAGGATAATAAACGACTATTCTAGAAAAAATGGGTTCTTGAAAGAGAAAGACGAAAATCTGACAGGGGAAGATGTGAGAGAAGGGATGACAGCTGTACTGTCTGTAAAGCTCTCAGAGCCTCAGTTCGAAGGACAGACCAAGACAAAACTCGGAAACAGCGAGATGAGAGGAATAGTCGACAGCATAGTCAGTGAAGCTATGGGCAATTTCCTAGAGGAGCACCCTAAAGAAGCTAAGACAATAGTAGAGAAAGCGCTAAGGGCTGCGAGGGCAAGAGAAGCTGCCAAAAAAGCGAGAGAGCTCACTAGAAGGAAAAGCGCGCTAGACAGCATGGCTCTTCCAGGAAAGCTTGCGGACTGCTCTGAAAAAGACCCTTCTAAATGCGAGGTATTCATAGTCGAGGGGGACTCGGCTGGAGGATCTGCAAAGCAGGGAAGAAATAGAGCTATACAGGCGATACTTCCGCTTAGAGGAAAGATAATGAACGTCGAAAAGGCCAGACTAGATAAAATACTTGGCTATGAAGAGATAAAGACTATGATAACAGCCTTTGGATGCGGAATAGGAGAAGATTTTGACGAAAAGAAACTCAGGTATGGGAAGATAGTCATAATGACTGACGCCGATGTGGACGGAGCTCATATAAGGACACTTCTGCTGACTTTCTTCTTCAGGTATATGCGTCCACTTATAGACAACGGACATATATATATAGCCCAGCCTCCCCTTTACAAAGTTAAAAAGGGAAAGACAGAGATATACGCTTACGACGATGCAGAGCTTGAGAAGATACTAAACGAGATAGGAAGAAGCAACTACTCTCTCCAGAGATACAAAGGACTGGGAGAGATGAATCCAGACCAGCTTTGGGACACGACTATGAACCCAGAGACAAGGACAATGCTTCAAGTTGATGTAGAAGATGCACAGGCAGCTGACGAAATATTCCTGACTCTAATGGGAGATAAGGTAAAGCCAAGAAAAGAGTTCATAGAAGAAAATGCTATATACGTAAAGAACTTAGACATATAA
- the remB gene encoding extracellular matrix regulator RemB codes for MFLHIGKDKVIPTKDIIVIVDVESMEKSETNREFFSIASEEGFMVEDSENPKSYIITESTECRKDLRKGKTRTEIYSSGISSSTLLKRSNFIDNIDLGGIGYNESE; via the coding sequence GTGTTTTTGCATATAGGGAAAGACAAAGTCATTCCGACTAAGGACATAATAGTTATAGTGGACGTAGAGTCCATGGAAAAATCTGAGACGAACAGGGAGTTTTTCAGCATAGCTTCAGAAGAAGGATTCATGGTTGAAGATTCAGAAAATCCAAAGTCCTATATAATAACGGAAAGTACAGAGTGCAGGAAAGACTTGAGAAAGGGAAAGACCAGGACCGAGATATACAGCTCAGGGATATCATCGAGCACTCTTTTAAAGAGATCAAACTTTATAGACAATATAGACTTAGGAGGAATAGGATATAATGAATCAGAGTAA